The following proteins come from a genomic window of Mycolicibacterium rufum:
- a CDS encoding alpha/beta fold hydrolase: MTTLETAGPQLKRGEKTFDVNGGTVVYEILGKTGEFIALTPGGRFSKDIEGLRPLAQALVKGGYRVLLWDRPNCGKSDVQFYGQSESHMRAETLHALITGLGIGPCILAGGSGGARDSMLTTMLYPEMVRKLVVWNIVGGIYGTFVLGSYYIVPSILAVRGTGMQGVIHVDEWKQRIAENPANRERFLATDPDDFLKLMLRWLNAFVSKPGQTIPGVDDEMFDRIRVPTLIIRGGENDMDHPKRTSLEVNCLIKGSTLIDPPWPEDAWERASEARASGKVKRFNMFDTWVQAAPAILDFLGR; encoded by the coding sequence GTGACCACCCTCGAGACCGCCGGCCCGCAGCTCAAGCGCGGCGAGAAGACGTTCGACGTCAACGGCGGCACCGTCGTCTACGAAATTCTGGGCAAGACAGGCGAGTTCATCGCGCTGACGCCCGGAGGACGGTTCAGCAAGGACATCGAGGGGCTGCGGCCGCTGGCGCAGGCGTTGGTCAAGGGCGGCTACCGTGTGCTGCTGTGGGACCGACCCAACTGCGGCAAGTCCGATGTGCAGTTCTACGGACAGAGCGAATCCCACATGCGTGCCGAGACGCTGCACGCATTGATCACCGGTCTCGGCATCGGACCGTGCATCCTGGCCGGCGGCTCGGGGGGCGCCCGCGACTCGATGCTGACCACGATGCTGTACCCCGAGATGGTCCGAAAACTCGTGGTGTGGAACATCGTCGGGGGGATCTACGGCACCTTCGTCCTCGGGTCCTACTACATCGTGCCGAGCATTCTCGCCGTCCGGGGCACCGGCATGCAGGGCGTTATCCACGTCGACGAGTGGAAGCAGCGCATCGCCGAGAACCCGGCGAACCGCGAACGGTTCCTCGCCACCGACCCCGACGACTTCCTCAAGCTGATGCTGCGGTGGCTGAACGCGTTCGTCTCCAAGCCCGGCCAGACCATCCCCGGCGTCGACGACGAGATGTTCGACCGCATCCGGGTACCCACGCTGATCATCCGCGGTGGGGAGAACGACATGGACCACCCCAAGCGCACCTCCCTGGAGGTCAACTGCCTGATCAAGGGGTCGACGCTGATCGACCCGCCCTGGCCGGAGGACGCGTGGGAGCGCGCCAGTGAAGCGCGGGCCTCCGGGAAGGTGAAGCGCTTCAACATGTTCGACACCTGGGTGCAGGCCGCGCCTGCGATCCTGGACTTCCTGGGGCGCTGA
- a CDS encoding NADH-ubiquinone oxidoreductase-F iron-sulfur binding region domain-containing protein codes for MNTAMNTDLTVAAWPGLTPRLLRSAATPESLEDYRGAGGYRPVPDPAALLDEIARAGVLGRGGAAFPMAVKLTTVRDASLRGRDTVLVANGEEGEPASVKDRWLLRHRPHLVLDGLRLAARVIGARHAHVYVSDGRAAQAVAAALDEVGADGLDGVTVGIRTVPPGYVAGEETAAVRAINGGPAKPTDKPPRPFEQGVGGLPTVVSNVETLANLPFLVAHGVTAYREAGTQRSPGTFLATLTGGGRGPGLYELPFGVSMADVLRLHGIPLDRVRGALMGGYFAGLLDRRVLDCTVDHDSLRAHGSGLGCGAVSVLTDECPVAVGAAVLGYYDRENAGQCGSCFNGTAAMAAAAAALRDGVASAEDLERLQRWSVVLRGRGACATLDAATNIAASMLAMFTDDVARHLDGRCPTCAVAAYTAPRPFEVEAL; via the coding sequence ATGAACACGGCGATGAACACCGATCTCACGGTCGCCGCATGGCCCGGTCTGACGCCACGTCTGCTGCGCAGCGCAGCGACTCCGGAGTCGCTCGAGGACTACCGCGGTGCGGGCGGCTACCGGCCGGTGCCGGATCCCGCGGCGCTCCTCGACGAGATCGCCCGCGCCGGCGTGCTGGGACGTGGTGGCGCCGCGTTCCCGATGGCGGTCAAACTCACGACGGTCCGTGACGCCTCGCTGCGAGGCCGGGACACCGTGCTGGTGGCCAACGGGGAGGAAGGCGAACCGGCCTCGGTCAAGGATCGCTGGCTGTTGCGTCATCGGCCCCACCTGGTGCTCGACGGACTGCGATTGGCCGCCCGCGTCATCGGGGCCAGGCATGCCCACGTGTACGTCTCGGACGGTCGCGCTGCGCAGGCCGTGGCCGCGGCGCTCGACGAGGTGGGCGCGGACGGACTGGACGGGGTGACCGTCGGGATCCGAACAGTGCCGCCCGGGTATGTCGCCGGCGAGGAGACCGCCGCGGTGCGGGCCATCAACGGGGGCCCGGCCAAGCCGACCGACAAGCCGCCGCGGCCCTTCGAGCAGGGCGTCGGCGGCCTGCCCACGGTGGTCAGCAACGTCGAGACGCTGGCGAACCTGCCGTTCCTCGTGGCGCACGGCGTCACCGCGTACCGGGAGGCCGGCACACAACGCTCCCCCGGCACCTTCCTGGCGACCCTGACCGGCGGGGGGCGCGGACCGGGGCTCTACGAGCTGCCGTTCGGCGTGTCGATGGCCGATGTGCTGAGACTGCACGGCATCCCGCTGGACCGGGTGCGCGGGGCGCTGATGGGCGGGTACTTCGCCGGTCTGCTGGACCGGCGCGTGCTGGATTGCACGGTCGACCACGACTCGCTGCGCGCGCACGGCAGCGGCCTGGGGTGCGGGGCGGTGTCCGTGCTGACCGACGAGTGCCCGGTGGCGGTCGGCGCGGCCGTGCTCGGGTACTACGACCGTGAGAACGCCGGGCAGTGCGGGTCGTGTTTCAACGGCACGGCGGCGATGGCCGCGGCGGCGGCAGCGCTGCGCGACGGGGTCGCGAGCGCCGAGGATCTCGAACGCCTCCAACGGTGGTCGGTGGTGCTGCGGGGCCGGGGTGCCTGCGCGACGCTGGACGCGGCGACCAACATCGCCGCGAGCATGCTGGCGATGTTCACCGACGACGTCGCACGGCATCTCGACGGACGCTGCCCGACATGCGCGGTGGCCGCCTACACCGCGCCACGGCCCTTCGAGGTGGAGGCTCTGTGA
- a CDS encoding ferredoxin, whose product MKVSVDSSRCQGHTLCSMIAPDAFTLSDIDGTASPVSEVVAPDQEAAVREAAQSCPEQAISITE is encoded by the coding sequence GTGAAGGTCTCGGTTGACTCCAGCCGGTGCCAGGGGCACACCCTGTGCTCGATGATCGCACCGGATGCGTTCACGCTCAGCGACATCGACGGTACCGCCTCGCCGGTCAGCGAGGTCGTCGCGCCGGATCAGGAGGCGGCGGTACGCGAAGCCGCACAGTCGTGTCCGGAACAAGCCATCTCCATCACCGAGTGA
- a CDS encoding amidohydrolase family protein, with protein sequence MIELDDGAQTVSVPVIDASVHIFFGSNRDLRQNFLREPFSSRGFPDYEMDWYGAPGGEYAKGTTGPDGQYPGSDVATVAEHLFTDRGVDVAVLHPMTRGIMPDRHLGTAIAAAHNEMLVTRWLDDDRYGDRFRGTIRVNPDDISGALREIAKYRDHPRVVQIGIPLQSRELYGKPQYWPLWEAAIEAGLPVAAHIEVGEGIASPPTPNGHTQTYEQYLSFMSLNFVYHLMNMIAEGVFERFDALKFVWADGAADLVTPFIWRMDCFGRPHLEQTPWAPRIPSDYLPGHVYFVQGGLDGPGDVDFAGEWFGFTGKDQMVMYGSSYPHWHLNDLTVPAAFTAEQRDRLCWRNAAELYGIDVAAGSVAR encoded by the coding sequence GTGATCGAACTCGACGACGGCGCGCAGACCGTCAGCGTTCCCGTGATCGACGCCAGCGTGCACATCTTCTTCGGGTCGAACAGGGACCTGCGCCAGAACTTCCTGCGGGAACCCTTCAGCAGCCGCGGTTTCCCGGACTACGAGATGGACTGGTACGGCGCACCGGGCGGCGAGTACGCCAAGGGCACGACCGGCCCCGACGGGCAGTACCCGGGCTCGGATGTCGCCACGGTGGCCGAGCACCTCTTCACGGATCGGGGTGTCGACGTCGCCGTCTTGCACCCGATGACGCGCGGCATCATGCCGGACCGCCATCTTGGGACGGCGATCGCCGCCGCCCACAACGAGATGCTGGTGACGCGGTGGCTGGACGACGACCGCTACGGCGACAGATTCCGCGGGACGATCAGGGTGAATCCGGACGACATCTCCGGCGCTCTGCGCGAGATCGCGAAGTATCGCGATCACCCCCGCGTGGTCCAGATCGGGATTCCGCTGCAGTCCCGCGAGCTCTACGGCAAGCCGCAGTACTGGCCGTTGTGGGAGGCCGCCATCGAGGCCGGGCTGCCCGTGGCGGCGCACATCGAGGTCGGCGAGGGCATCGCGTCACCGCCGACGCCGAACGGGCACACGCAGACCTACGAGCAGTACCTGTCCTTCATGTCGCTGAACTTCGTCTATCACCTGATGAACATGATCGCCGAGGGCGTGTTCGAGCGATTCGACGCGCTGAAGTTCGTGTGGGCCGACGGCGCCGCCGATCTGGTGACCCCGTTCATCTGGCGGATGGACTGCTTCGGCCGCCCGCACCTCGAGCAGACCCCGTGGGCGCCCCGGATTCCGAGCGACTACCTGCCCGGGCACGTGTATTTCGTGCAGGGCGGGCTCGACGGCCCCGGCGATGTCGACTTCGCCGGCGAGTGGTTCGGCTTCACCGGCAAGGACCAGATGGTGATGTACGGGTCGAGCTATCCACACTGGCATCTGAACGACCTGACGGTGCCCGCGGCGTTCACCGCCGAACAGCGAGACCGGTTGTGCTGGCGCAACGCCGCCGAGTTGTACGGAATCGATGTGGCCGCCGGCTCGGTCGCACGGTAA
- a CDS encoding cytochrome P450 → MSVDDISDGTVDDSRRKPTYHFDRHTPEYRLQFEKITEEMQSRCPMAWSDTYDGHWVAAGSRQVFELARCPAVSNHHDISGETPYQGITIPKASRATVVRGGILEMDEPEHSAYRGALNPYLSPAAIKRWEPFIHEITRAALDEHIESGRIDFVDDLANVVPAVFTLAMMGIELKKWNVYSEPTHASVYTPEHAPEREKINEQHREMGIDLITNMMEIRENPRPGLVNALLQLRIDGEPAPDMEILGNLGLIIGGGFDTTTALTAHALEWLGEHPGDRDRLSRERDALLDPATEEFLRFFTPAPGDGRTFSEDVEVEGFRFKKFERLWLSWAMANRDPSVFDEPNSVIMDRKGNRHFSFGIGVHRCVGSNVARTVFKSMLTAVLDRMPDFVCDPEGTVHYDTIGVIQGMRHLPATFTPGPRLGPGLDETLDKLQRICEEQELARPITERKQAAVID, encoded by the coding sequence TTGAGTGTCGACGACATCAGTGACGGCACCGTGGACGACAGTCGCAGGAAACCGACGTACCACTTCGACCGACACACCCCCGAGTACCGGCTGCAGTTCGAGAAGATCACCGAGGAGATGCAGTCCCGGTGCCCGATGGCGTGGTCGGACACCTACGACGGGCACTGGGTGGCCGCGGGCAGCAGGCAGGTGTTCGAGCTGGCCCGGTGCCCCGCGGTGTCGAACCATCACGACATCTCCGGGGAGACGCCGTATCAGGGGATCACGATCCCCAAGGCCAGCCGGGCCACGGTGGTGCGCGGCGGCATCCTGGAGATGGACGAACCCGAACACAGCGCCTACCGCGGAGCGCTGAACCCGTACCTGTCGCCGGCGGCGATCAAGCGGTGGGAACCGTTCATCCACGAGATCACCCGGGCCGCGCTCGACGAGCACATCGAATCGGGCCGCATCGATTTCGTCGACGACCTCGCCAACGTGGTGCCAGCGGTGTTCACGCTGGCGATGATGGGCATCGAGCTGAAGAAGTGGAACGTCTACAGCGAGCCGACCCACGCGTCGGTGTACACGCCCGAGCACGCTCCTGAGCGCGAGAAGATCAACGAGCAGCACCGCGAGATGGGGATCGACCTCATCACCAACATGATGGAGATCCGGGAGAATCCGCGGCCCGGCCTGGTGAACGCGTTGCTGCAGCTGCGGATCGACGGTGAGCCCGCACCCGACATGGAGATCCTGGGCAACCTCGGCCTCATCATCGGCGGCGGGTTCGACACCACCACCGCGCTCACCGCGCACGCCCTCGAGTGGCTGGGCGAGCATCCGGGCGACCGCGATCGGCTCAGCCGCGAGCGCGACGCGCTGCTCGATCCCGCCACCGAGGAGTTTTTGCGCTTCTTCACCCCTGCACCGGGCGACGGCCGGACCTTCTCCGAGGATGTCGAGGTCGAGGGCTTCCGGTTCAAGAAGTTCGAGCGACTGTGGCTGTCGTGGGCGATGGCCAACCGGGACCCGTCGGTGTTCGACGAACCCAACTCGGTGATCATGGACCGGAAGGGCAACCGGCACTTCAGCTTCGGCATCGGCGTGCACCGCTGCGTGGGGTCGAACGTGGCGCGCACGGTGTTCAAGTCCATGCTGACCGCGGTGCTCGACCGGATGCCCGATTTCGTCTGCGATCCCGAGGGCACGGTGCACTACGACACGATCGGCGTCATCCAGGGCATGCGGCATCTGCCCGCGACGTTCACGCCCGGTCCCCGCTTGGGTCCCGGACTCGACGAGACCCTGGACAAGCTGCAGCGCATCTGCGAAGAGCAGGAGCTGGCCCGCCCCATCACCGAACGCAAGCAGGCCGCCGTCATCGACTGA
- a CDS encoding amidohydrolase family protein: MTVTDSRERVPATERIAVRCVDSDVHPMPRRGELLDYIPEPWRTKYFTNHKVGELIYYDAPDYAHAYAMRVDTFPSDGEFAGSDPDLMFNQLVMDAGADIVILEPTDRIARLPEATAAMSSAVNTWLANHWLDSHNNWHQRWRGSICAAIEEPELAAREIEKWAGHPYMAQILIKAEPRPSWGHPKYDPIWTAATKHDITVSCHLSRGTYETLPMPPVGLPSYNHDFMVSYSLTAANQVMSLIFDGVFDRFPTLRIVFVEHAFTWILPLMWRMDAIYEKRKRWVDIKRRPSEYVKDHIKFTTQPLDYPEDKTELTRALEWMECEKILLFSSDYPHWTFDDPRWLVKHLPEHAREAVMFRNGLATYKLPDTVPALEGQVRVF; the protein is encoded by the coding sequence ATGACGGTCACGGACAGTCGCGAACGGGTACCCGCCACCGAACGCATCGCCGTTCGGTGCGTCGACTCCGACGTACACCCGATGCCGCGTCGCGGCGAACTGCTGGACTACATCCCAGAGCCCTGGCGCACCAAGTACTTCACCAATCACAAGGTGGGGGAACTGATCTACTACGACGCCCCCGACTACGCGCACGCATACGCGATGCGGGTGGACACCTTCCCCTCCGACGGCGAGTTCGCGGGCAGCGACCCCGATCTGATGTTCAATCAGCTGGTGATGGACGCCGGCGCCGACATCGTGATCCTGGAGCCCACCGACCGGATCGCCCGCCTGCCCGAGGCCACCGCCGCGATGTCGTCGGCGGTGAACACCTGGCTGGCCAACCACTGGCTCGACAGTCACAACAACTGGCACCAGCGGTGGCGCGGATCCATCTGTGCGGCCATCGAAGAGCCGGAACTCGCCGCGCGCGAGATCGAGAAGTGGGCCGGCCATCCGTACATGGCACAGATCCTGATCAAAGCCGAGCCGCGGCCGTCCTGGGGGCATCCCAAGTACGATCCGATCTGGACGGCGGCGACCAAGCACGACATCACGGTCAGCTGTCACCTGTCGCGCGGCACGTACGAGACACTGCCGATGCCTCCGGTGGGTCTGCCCAGTTACAACCACGATTTCATGGTCAGCTACTCACTGACCGCCGCCAACCAGGTGATGAGCCTGATCTTCGACGGCGTGTTCGACCGGTTCCCGACGCTGCGCATCGTGTTCGTCGAGCACGCGTTCACCTGGATCCTCCCGCTGATGTGGCGGATGGATGCCATCTACGAGAAGCGCAAGCGCTGGGTGGACATCAAGCGCCGACCGAGCGAGTACGTCAAGGACCACATCAAGTTCACCACCCAGCCGCTGGACTATCCCGAGGACAAGACCGAACTCACCCGCGCATTGGAGTGGATGGAGTGCGAGAAGATCCTGCTGTTCTCCAGCGACTATCCGCACTGGACCTTCGACGACCCGCGCTGGCTGGTCAAGCATCTGCCCGAGCACGCCCGTGAAGCGGTGATGTTCCGCAACGGCCTGGCGACCTACAAGCTGCCCGACACGGTGCCGGCGCTCGAGGGTCAGGTCAGGGTCTTCTAG
- a CDS encoding acyl-CoA dehydrogenase family protein: protein MLLEFDADQRLWQETVRDAVSKQCPASLIREIAENGVDPGPLWAGYRDAGWTELTDPANAVELAIVLEEMGRATDPTPFLATLTQFAPLVGERFDPQSAGAAVYSGVAAVRDAAGWVLTGTDRFVLDGDRAERLAVVTSAGVFIVGAEQVGTRRVEVFDPVLHVAEVTLSGVHVADSERLAADTERARHLALTGMAATMVGACQRILDLVVEHARSRQQFGVAIGTFQAVQHKATDMYVAIERARALMYFAALTIAADDPRRRLAAAMAKASAGECQALVFRHGIQLFGAMGFTWENDLQFALKRAKAGELMLGGAAEHRAMIAAEYGRNL from the coding sequence ATGCTGCTGGAATTCGATGCCGACCAACGGCTGTGGCAGGAGACCGTGCGCGACGCGGTGTCCAAGCAGTGCCCGGCCTCGCTGATCCGCGAGATCGCCGAGAACGGCGTCGACCCCGGGCCGCTCTGGGCCGGCTACCGCGACGCCGGCTGGACGGAACTGACCGATCCGGCCAATGCCGTCGAGTTGGCGATCGTGCTCGAGGAGATGGGCCGCGCCACGGACCCGACGCCGTTCCTCGCCACGCTGACGCAGTTCGCTCCTCTCGTCGGAGAGCGCTTCGACCCGCAGAGCGCGGGCGCGGCGGTGTACTCGGGTGTCGCCGCAGTCCGGGACGCCGCAGGGTGGGTGCTCACCGGAACCGACCGGTTCGTGCTCGACGGCGATCGTGCCGAGCGCCTCGCGGTGGTCACGTCGGCCGGGGTGTTTATCGTCGGCGCGGAACAGGTCGGCACCAGGCGGGTGGAGGTGTTCGACCCGGTTCTGCACGTGGCCGAGGTGACGCTGTCCGGGGTCCACGTCGCCGACTCGGAACGATTGGCCGCCGACACCGAGCGGGCGCGCCACCTCGCGCTGACCGGGATGGCCGCGACGATGGTCGGCGCGTGCCAGCGCATCCTCGATCTGGTGGTGGAGCACGCCAGGAGTCGCCAACAGTTCGGTGTGGCGATCGGCACGTTCCAGGCCGTGCAGCACAAGGCGACTGACATGTACGTCGCCATCGAAAGAGCCCGCGCGCTGATGTATTTCGCGGCGCTGACCATCGCCGCCGACGATCCGCGCAGGCGCCTTGCGGCGGCGATGGCCAAGGCGTCGGCGGGGGAGTGTCAGGCCCTGGTGTTCCGGCACGGCATCCAGCTCTTCGGGGCCATGGGCTTCACGTGGGAGAACGACCTGCAGTTCGCGCTCAAGCGGGCCAAGGCAGGCGAGTTGATGCTGGGCGGGGCCGCCGAGCACCGGGCGATGATCGCCGCCGAATACGGGAGGAATCTCTAG
- a CDS encoding SDR family NAD(P)-dependent oxidoreductase: MKNAVVTGGGSGIGAAIADRLRADGLQVATIDLNPGEAKFSYTADVTDRAAIDAALSEIRADLGPVTVLVNAAGLDRFRRFTELTFEDWQRVIDVNLNGVFHCTQAVLPDMIEAGWGRIVNISSSSTHSGQPFMAPYVAAKSAVNGLTKSLALEYGPDGITVNAVPPGFIDTPMLRKAEKRGFLGDTQKQIEATPVRRIGRPEDIAAACAFLISEEAGYITGQILGVNGGRNT, encoded by the coding sequence GTGAAGAACGCTGTCGTCACCGGTGGCGGCTCGGGTATCGGTGCCGCCATCGCGGATCGGCTGCGGGCCGACGGATTGCAGGTGGCCACGATCGACCTGAACCCCGGCGAGGCGAAGTTCTCCTATACCGCCGACGTCACCGACCGGGCCGCCATCGACGCGGCCCTGTCGGAGATCCGCGCGGACCTCGGACCGGTCACGGTCCTCGTCAACGCCGCGGGCCTGGACCGGTTCCGGCGCTTCACCGAACTGACCTTCGAGGACTGGCAGAGGGTCATCGACGTCAATCTCAACGGCGTGTTCCACTGCACCCAGGCGGTGTTGCCCGACATGATCGAGGCAGGCTGGGGCCGCATCGTGAACATCTCGTCGTCGAGCACCCATTCCGGCCAGCCGTTCATGGCTCCGTACGTGGCCGCCAAGTCGGCGGTCAACGGCCTGACCAAATCGCTGGCGCTGGAGTACGGGCCGGACGGCATCACGGTCAACGCCGTTCCGCCCGGCTTCATCGACACGCCGATGCTGCGCAAGGCGGAGAAGCGCGGCTTCCTCGGCGACACGCAGAAGCAGATCGAGGCCACCCCGGTACGGCGCATCGGACGGCCCGAGGACATCGCCGCCGCGTGCGCCTTCCTCATCTCCGAGGAGGCCGGCTACATCACCGGCCAGATCCTCGGTGTCAACGGCGGCCGGAACACCTAG
- a CDS encoding mycofactocin-coupled SDR family oxidoreductase, translated as MGRVQGKIAFITGAARGQGRSHAVRLAEEGADIIAVDLCEDIATIGYPMATPEDLDETAAFVEKTGQRIVTARADVRDAAQLRKALDDGVAALGGLDIVVAQAGIAGMKGNPPLQAWTDVINTNLIGTINAIQVALPHLKEGAAIVATGSTAALMDTQNKPNPGGDPGGMAYMTSKRLLSQYVHDLATELAVRGIRANVVHPTNCNTDMLQSPPMYKSFRPDLENPTRADAEPVFGVQQAMRVNYIEPEDISNAILWLVSDEARYVTGTQLRVDAGGYLKWYDYHV; from the coding sequence ATGGGACGTGTCCAGGGAAAGATCGCCTTCATCACCGGGGCCGCACGCGGGCAGGGACGCAGCCATGCGGTGCGTCTGGCCGAAGAGGGTGCCGACATCATCGCCGTGGACCTCTGTGAGGACATCGCGACCATCGGCTATCCGATGGCCACCCCCGAGGATCTGGACGAGACAGCCGCTTTCGTCGAGAAGACGGGTCAGCGCATCGTCACCGCCAGAGCCGACGTGCGCGACGCGGCCCAGCTGAGGAAGGCCCTCGACGACGGTGTCGCCGCGCTGGGCGGTCTGGACATCGTCGTCGCGCAGGCCGGCATCGCGGGCATGAAGGGCAATCCGCCGTTGCAGGCGTGGACCGATGTCATCAACACCAACCTGATCGGCACGATCAACGCGATCCAGGTGGCGCTGCCCCATCTCAAGGAGGGCGCCGCGATCGTCGCGACGGGCTCGACGGCCGCGCTGATGGATACCCAGAACAAGCCCAACCCGGGCGGCGATCCCGGCGGCATGGCCTACATGACGTCGAAAAGACTGCTCTCCCAGTACGTGCACGATCTGGCGACCGAGCTCGCGGTGCGTGGAATCCGGGCCAACGTCGTGCATCCGACGAACTGCAACACCGACATGTTGCAGAGCCCGCCGATGTACAAGTCGTTCCGGCCGGACCTGGAGAACCCCACCCGTGCGGACGCCGAACCGGTGTTCGGGGTGCAGCAGGCGATGCGGGTCAACTACATCGAGCCCGAGGACATCAGCAACGCGATCCTGTGGCTGGTCTCCGACGAGGCCCGCTACGTCACGGGCACGCAGTTGCGCGTCGATGCCGGCGGCTATCTGAAGTGGTACGACTACCACGTCTGA
- a CDS encoding acyl-CoA dehydrogenase family protein, with protein sequence MQLAFDADVEEFRAEFSAFLDAHTPSAAQTVERPRSVSHMPQWARDWQRLLFDNGWLLPAQPPEFGGRNASVLQTFVHAEELCRRRIYHSFNPQGVNIIAASLLTFGTDEQKHEWAVPVLRGERTASLGMSEPSAGSDLASLRTRAVMVSDGDGDHFVVNGQKVWTSGAHDADFLLTFVRTDPDAPKHKGISVLLIPTDLDGVVCRPFADMCGIDNLDFNEVFFTDVRVPVENLVGPLNGGWGVANGSLGHERTMMWLGFADRIANCIADFEPTTALERDALATSIMDYEALRLLGSVGIAKAARGEVDVASVSIPKLLGAEAEQRVEGLALEAAGPEGLVHPATSGPYAHMNLDHYFASWFERYARSFGGTIAGGTSEIQRNIIAQQVLGLPRR encoded by the coding sequence ATGCAGCTCGCCTTCGACGCCGACGTCGAGGAGTTCCGTGCGGAATTCTCCGCGTTCCTCGACGCGCACACTCCGTCGGCCGCACAGACGGTCGAGCGGCCGCGCTCGGTCTCGCACATGCCGCAGTGGGCGCGCGACTGGCAGCGGCTGCTGTTCGACAACGGCTGGTTGCTGCCCGCCCAGCCGCCGGAGTTCGGCGGCCGCAACGCGTCGGTGCTGCAGACGTTCGTGCACGCCGAGGAGTTGTGCCGTCGCCGGATCTATCACAGCTTCAACCCCCAGGGCGTCAACATCATCGCGGCCTCGCTGCTGACGTTCGGCACCGACGAGCAGAAGCACGAGTGGGCGGTGCCGGTGTTACGGGGAGAACGCACCGCGTCCCTGGGCATGAGCGAGCCCAGCGCCGGATCGGATCTGGCGTCGCTGCGCACCAGAGCCGTGATGGTTTCGGACGGCGACGGGGACCATTTCGTCGTCAACGGCCAGAAGGTCTGGACCTCGGGCGCCCACGACGCCGACTTCCTGCTCACGTTCGTCCGGACCGATCCGGATGCCCCCAAACACAAGGGAATCAGCGTGCTGCTGATCCCCACCGATCTCGACGGCGTGGTGTGCCGGCCGTTCGCCGACATGTGCGGGATCGACAACCTCGATTTCAACGAGGTGTTCTTCACCGATGTCCGGGTTCCCGTCGAGAACCTGGTCGGTCCGCTCAACGGGGGATGGGGCGTCGCCAACGGCTCACTCGGACACGAGCGCACGATGATGTGGCTGGGATTCGCCGACCGGATCGCCAACTGCATCGCCGACTTCGAACCGACGACGGCGCTGGAGCGTGACGCGCTGGCCACCAGCATCATGGACTACGAAGCGCTGCGGCTGCTGGGATCGGTCGGTATCGCCAAGGCGGCGCGCGGTGAGGTCGACGTGGCGTCGGTGTCGATCCCGAAACTGCTGGGAGCCGAAGCCGAGCAGCGGGTCGAGGGATTGGCACTGGAAGCGGCCGGCCCCGAGGGGCTCGTGCATCCCGCGACGTCGGGCCCGTACGCGCACATGAATCTCGACCACTATTTCGCCAGCTGGTTCGAGCGCTACGCCCGCAGCTTCGGCGGCACGATCGCGGGCGGCACCTCGGAGATCCAGCGCAACATCATCGCCCAGCAGGTGCTCGGGCTGCCCCGGCGGTAG
- a CDS encoding Rieske (2Fe-2S) protein, with protein MTEAARQPRLAQGREHVVATVDEIPPGTHKLVPIGRHGVGVYNVNGTFYAIANYCPHEGGPLCSGRARGRTVVDRDAPGDAVMVRDKEFIYCPWHQWGFELATGTTAVKPEWSIRTYPVRVVGSDVVVQA; from the coding sequence GTGACCGAGGCAGCACGCCAGCCACGGCTGGCCCAGGGACGTGAGCATGTGGTCGCGACGGTCGACGAGATCCCGCCCGGCACACACAAACTCGTGCCGATCGGCCGCCACGGCGTCGGGGTGTACAACGTCAACGGCACCTTCTACGCCATCGCCAACTACTGTCCCCACGAAGGCGGTCCGCTGTGCTCGGGCCGCGCCCGCGGGCGAACCGTCGTCGACCGGGACGCCCCGGGCGACGCGGTGATGGTCCGCGACAAGGAGTTCATCTACTGCCCGTGGCACCAGTGGGGGTTCGAACTCGCGACCGGGACCACGGCGGTCAAACCGGAATGGAGCATCCGCACCTACCCGGTCCGCGTCGTCGGCAGCGACGTGGTGGTGCAGGCGTGA